In Bradyrhizobium paxllaeri, the genomic stretch TGTTTTCACTGCCGGTGTTTTTGCAGCCGATCGCGCGCGACACCGGCTGGTCGGTGACCGGCATATCCAGCGCCATGACCATCGGCTTCCTGGCGATGGCCTTCACCAGCATGGCCTGGGGCACCTTGTCCGACCGGCTCGGACCGCGGCCGGTGGTGCTGACCGGCTCGGTGGTGCTGGCGGCGAGTCTTGGACTCGCCAGCGTCGCGACGTCGCTGGTCGTATTTCAGTTCGTCTTCGGGCTGATGGTCGGTGGCGCCGCGGCTGCGATTTTGCCGCCGATGATGGCGACCGTCACCGGCTGGTTCGACACCCATCGCAGCCTTGCGGTGTCGCTGGTCTCCGCCGGCATGGGCATGGCGCCCATGACCATGTCACCGCTCGCCGCCTGGCTGGTCTCGAACCACGACTGGCGGACCTCGATGCAGATCGTGGCGCTCGTTGTCGCGGCGATCATGATCCCGGTCTCGCTGCTGGTGCGCCGTGCGCCCGCGCTCGAAAGCAAGTCGGCCGCGCTATCCACCGCGTCGGCGGAACCGGAAATGTCGCTCGCCCAAGCGCTGCGCTCGCCGCAATTCATTATCCTGCTGCTGACGAATTTCTTCTGCTGCGCGACGCACTCGGGCCCGATCATCCACACCGTGAGCTACGCCATCAGTTGCGGCATTCCGATGATCGCCGCCGTCACCATCTACAGCATCGAGGGCCTGGCGGGGATGGGCGGCCGCATCGCCTTCGGCCTGCTCGGCGACCGCTTCGGCGCCAAACGCGTGCTTGTGTTCGGCCTGCTGGCACAGGCGTTCGGCGCGCTCGGCTACGTCTTCGTGCGCGAGCTCGCCGCGTTCTATGCCGTCGCCGCATTGTTCGGCTTCCTCTATGCCGGCACCATGCCGCTCTACGCTGTTCTGGTGCGCGAAAACTTTCCGTTGCGAATGATGGGCACCGTGATCGGCGGCACGGCGATGGCCGGCAGCCTCGGCATGGCGACGGGGCCGCTCGCCGGCGGCCTGATCTACGACACCTTTGCGAGCTACGCTTGGCTCTATATCGGCTCTTGGATCATAGGCCTCGGCGCGTTCCTGATCATGATGACATTCAGGCCGGTGCCGGCGGTGCGGACGGCGCCGGTTCCGGCGTGAGGCAGGCCTACTTCCCGGCGTGCTGATGCACGAACGTGGCGATCGGCTGGCCTTGTTCGACGATGTAGGTCGACAGCATGCGCCCGGTCTCCGGGCCGAGGTCGCGCGCGTTATGTGGCGTGCGCGGCGGAATCAGGAAGCCGTCGCCGGCATTGAGAATGACGGTGGGTCTTCCCTCGACCTGCATCTCGACCTTGCCGGCGACGATGAAGCCGACCTCTTCGCCGGGATGCACATGCCATCCGGATTCGACGCCGGGTGGAATCTCCGTCTCCACCTGGACGATCTCGCGGCCGGGTATCGATGACGGGGCGCGCTGGATCACGCGGCGGACCAGCTTGCCGGCCAGATCGTCATGCGGCTTTTCGGATCCAGCCGCAGGCGGATTGGCGGCCGTGCCCTGTGTGGTCTGAGCCGTCGCCGGTCCGGCTGAAAGCATCATGAACAGCGCGAGCGCAGTCATTGGAATGAGTGAGAAGCCCGCGGATAATTTGCGCATTGCAGATCTCCATTACGCATTGGGTGAGGCGTTGGCAGCGAACTCTGCGGGAGCCGCCGCCAACATTTGTCGTCGCATCGACGGCTCACGCGGCCTGCTGTCGGCCCGCCTGCTCGTTGACGATGTAGTTGGCGTACCAGTCCGGCCAGTTCACATCGTATTGGCCGCCATTGCGCTTCTCGTATTCGCCGTGCGCCGCAGCAGCCCTGCGGAACGCGGCGGCGAGGTCGGCGGAAGAGGCGAAGCTCGTCGCATTCCCATCGACGCGTCCGGGCAATCGCGCGGTGACTTCCTGCAGCAGCCAGCCATTGCCGTCGGGATCGCTGAACGAAGCGTAGGAGCGGTAGGTGCCGCGCTCAGGATGCGGACCGCTCAGACGATTGCGTCCGAACAGATAGGGCTCGTCCGTGCCGACGTGCACATCGCCATTTGCGTGAAATACGTCACTGATTGCGACGCCGCGGTCGAGCAGCTCTTTGCGGGCGGCCTCGATGTCGGAGACGACCAGATAGAGGCCCTGCGCGGAGCCGGGCGCGGCCGGGGTCACGTTCTTGCCGAAGATGACGGAGGCGCTGGAGCCGGGCGGGGTGAACTGGATCACGCGGTAGTCGTCGGGGCCGGCGAAGTCGGCATCGAGCCGCCAGCCAAGGTTCGCGTAGAATTGCTTGGCGCGTTCGACGTCGGCAACGGGGATGACGACGACTTCGAGCTTCAGGTCGACGGCGGGAGTACGGGGGGCTGTAGCGCTCATGGTTTCTCTCCTGTTATTAGATCGTGTACGATATATTCGGATGCGGGTTATAAAGCTTCACCGTGGTGTAAAGTCAAGCCTTCCGATTTAATCGGATGCGATATATATGGATGCGAGACTTCACATGTTCGTGTCGGAAAGGACGACCTCATGAGACCCAGTGACGGTTCCAGGTCCGGTTCAACTGCCGGGACCAGGGACAATTCCAGAGACAGTTCAAAGACTAACCCGAAGCCCAAGCCGGCCGGCGGCGAGCGTCGCTTGGGCGACTTCCTGTGCTTTGCGGTCTATTCGGCCAATCTGGCCTTCGGGCGGGCCTACAAGAAGGGCCTGGACGAACTCGGCCTGACCTACCCGCAATGGATCGCGATCGTGGCACTGTGGGAGCAGGATGGCCAGACCGTGAGCGAACTCGGCGAGAAGATGTTTCTGGAATCCAACACGCTGACGCCGATCCTGAAAAAGCTCGAGGCGGCGGGCTATCTGCGCCGCCAGCGCGATCCCGCGGACGAACGGCAAGTGCGCATCAGCCTGACCGAGGCCGGCCGGCGGTTGCGCGAAAAGGGCATGCACATGAATCTCGTGAGCGCGACCGGATTGAAGCCCGACGAGTTCGCGCGGTTGCAGGAAAACGTCGTCACACTTCGCGACAATCTGATCAAGGCGACGGCAGAGTAGGCATGACAATGCGCTCGAGCGGCGCTTTGATGCGATTGCGGCGGCGCGTGTAGGGGACGGTGCAATGAATGTTGTGTCACAGGAGACTTCGCTTCGCGGACGGATCGCCGTTGTGGCAGGCGCGACGCGTGGCGCTGGCCGCGGCATCGCGGCTGCGCTCGGCGAGGCCGGCGCGACGGTGATCTGCACGGGGCGCAGCAGCGCTCGCGCCGATGCTCCGACGCGATCCGACTATGACCGGCCGGAGACGATCGAGGAGACCGCCGAACTCGTGACTAGCCTTGGCGGCAAAGGCGTCGCCATACCCGTCGACCATCTCGAACCGGCGCAGGTCGCGGCGCTGGCCGAGCGTATCCGCGCCGAGCATGGCCGCATCGACATGCTCGTCAACGATATCTGGGGCGCCGAAGTGCTGAAGGGCGGACCGCCGCAGTGGAATACGCCGATCTGGAAGCTCGACCTGCAGAAGGGCTTGCGGATTCTGCGGCTCGGCATCGAGACACATCTGGTGACCTCGCATTACCTGCTGCCGCTGCTGGTCGCGCAGCCCGGTGGTCTGCTGGTGGAAGTCACCGACGGCACGGCCGATTACAACGCAACGCATTACCGGATCTCGGTGTTTTACGATCTCGTCAAGCAGAGCGTGAACCGTCTCGCTTATTCGCAAGGCCACGAACTTGCACCGCACGGCGCGACAGCGGTGGCGATCACGCCGGGTTGGCTGCGCTCCGAAATGATGCTGCAAAATTTCGGCGTCACCGAAACGAACTGGCGGGAGGCGCTAACGGAACGGGGAGGCAGCAAGCATCAGGCGCCGCCGGATTTCGCGCTGTCGGAATCGCCGCGTTACGTCGGCCGCGCCGTGGCGGCGCTCGCCGCCGATCCCGATCGCGGCAGATGGAATCAAAAGTCAGTCAGCTCCGGCGAACTCGCGAGCCACTATGGCTTTACGGATATCGACGGCACGCGGCCCGACATCTGGCGTTACACCGCCGAGGTGAGGGAAGGCGGCAAGGTGGCGGACCCAGGTGACTATCGCTAGTTCTGATGTGCATGTGAGAATGAGGGTAGCCCGATGTCCGTTCATGACAGCTCCACCCATCCACTCGACCACCCGATCTGGACTGCGCTGACCACGACGCAACAGGCGCTGGCGGAAGGCGATGCTCGTGCGCGGCGTTTTCCGACGGCGATCACGCCATTCGCCGATATGCCCGATATGTCCACCGAGAGTTTTGCCGCGCTTGGCGCCTTGATGTCGCCGCAGGATATCGCCGTGCTGTTCACGCCCGATCCGGTGACGCTGCCTGCCGATTTCAAGATCGCTCTCGCCGATACCGGCGAACAGATGATCGGGACGATCCTTGAAACGCCGGCCAATGGCGTCGACATCGTCACCCTCGGCGTCGACGACGTTCCCGCGATGATCGAATTGACCGAACTCACCAAGCCCGGCCCGTTCAGCACGCGAACCCATGAACTCGGCACCTTCCTCGGCATCCACGTCGACGGACAACTGGTGGCGATGATCGGTGAGCGCATGAAGCCCGCTCACTATACCGAGATCACTGCGGTCTGCGTGCATCCATCCTACCGCGGCCGCGGTTACGGGCAGATGCTGCTATCCGCCATCTCCCGCCACATCGTGTCGCGCGGCGAAATTCCCTTCCTGCACGTGTTCACCCACAATCACTCGGCTATCGCGCTCTACCGGCGGCAGGGGATGGAAATCCGCCGTCGCCTGCACGTGACGGTGTTGAAGAAAGCGGATGGATAGTCCGGCGATGAATGCCTTGGTCGCTGCCATCCTCACGCGTTGCGCGTGCCGTTTGGGCCCCGGTCGGGGCCGGGATCCTGGCCGGCGGCTGCCAGCGTCAGCCTGCCGATATAGTGCGCCCAACCCTTGGCATGGCTTGCCTGATGCGTCGCGCTGGGAAGACCGCTATGGGTCATTCGCAGCAACGTGCCGCCATCGTGCTCGATCAGGTCGATCTCGATCAGGCCTGATCCCGGCGGCACCTCATCATTGCCTTCCCAGCCAAAGCTGTAGGCGAGGCGATGCACCGGCACCACCTCGCGGAAGGTGCCGCGCGCGGTGGCACTGCCCACGCCCTTCAGCAGGTACAGCCCGCCGGGATGCATCTCTGTGGTGGCCTCGCTGCCCATCCATTGCACGATCTTCTCGGGGTCCGTCAGGAAGGCGAACACGCTGGCGCGCGGCGCGGCGAT encodes the following:
- a CDS encoding MFS transporter; its protein translation is MENARYRWVIVAAGGLLGCVAIGGMFSLPVFLQPIARDTGWSVTGISSAMTIGFLAMAFTSMAWGTLSDRLGPRPVVLTGSVVLAASLGLASVATSLVVFQFVFGLMVGGAAAAILPPMMATVTGWFDTHRSLAVSLVSAGMGMAPMTMSPLAAWLVSNHDWRTSMQIVALVVAAIMIPVSLLVRRAPALESKSAALSTASAEPEMSLAQALRSPQFIILLLTNFFCCATHSGPIIHTVSYAISCGIPMIAAVTIYSIEGLAGMGGRIAFGLLGDRFGAKRVLVFGLLAQAFGALGYVFVRELAAFYAVAALFGFLYAGTMPLYAVLVRENFPLRMMGTVIGGTAMAGSLGMATGPLAGGLIYDTFASYAWLYIGSWIIGLGAFLIMMTFRPVPAVRTAPVPA
- a CDS encoding cupin domain-containing protein, with amino-acid sequence MRKLSAGFSLIPMTALALFMMLSAGPATAQTTQGTAANPPAAGSEKPHDDLAGKLVRRVIQRAPSSIPGREIVQVETEIPPGVESGWHVHPGEEVGFIVAGKVEMQVEGRPTVILNAGDGFLIPPRTPHNARDLGPETGRMLSTYIVEQGQPIATFVHQHAGK
- a CDS encoding VOC family protein, with product MSATAPRTPAVDLKLEVVVIPVADVERAKQFYANLGWRLDADFAGPDDYRVIQFTPPGSSASVIFGKNVTPAAPGSAQGLYLVVSDIEAARKELLDRGVAISDVFHANGDVHVGTDEPYLFGRNRLSGPHPERGTYRSYASFSDPDGNGWLLQEVTARLPGRVDGNATSFASSADLAAAFRRAAAAHGEYEKRNGGQYDVNWPDWYANYIVNEQAGRQQAA
- a CDS encoding MarR family transcriptional regulator, translated to MGDFLCFAVYSANLAFGRAYKKGLDELGLTYPQWIAIVALWEQDGQTVSELGEKMFLESNTLTPILKKLEAAGYLRRQRDPADERQVRISLTEAGRRLREKGMHMNLVSATGLKPDEFARLQENVVTLRDNLIKATAE
- a CDS encoding SDR family oxidoreductase, which encodes MNVVSQETSLRGRIAVVAGATRGAGRGIAAALGEAGATVICTGRSSARADAPTRSDYDRPETIEETAELVTSLGGKGVAIPVDHLEPAQVAALAERIRAEHGRIDMLVNDIWGAEVLKGGPPQWNTPIWKLDLQKGLRILRLGIETHLVTSHYLLPLLVAQPGGLLVEVTDGTADYNATHYRISVFYDLVKQSVNRLAYSQGHELAPHGATAVAITPGWLRSEMMLQNFGVTETNWREALTERGGSKHQAPPDFALSESPRYVGRAVAALAADPDRGRWNQKSVSSGELASHYGFTDIDGTRPDIWRYTAEVREGGKVADPGDYR
- a CDS encoding GNAT family N-acetyltransferase; this translates as MSVHDSSTHPLDHPIWTALTTTQQALAEGDARARRFPTAITPFADMPDMSTESFAALGALMSPQDIAVLFTPDPVTLPADFKIALADTGEQMIGTILETPANGVDIVTLGVDDVPAMIELTELTKPGPFSTRTHELGTFLGIHVDGQLVAMIGERMKPAHYTEITAVCVHPSYRGRGYGQMLLSAISRHIVSRGEIPFLHVFTHNHSAIALYRRQGMEIRRRLHVTVLKKADG
- a CDS encoding SRPBCC family protein, which produces MPESFVVQRETQIAAPRASVFAFLTDPEKIVQWMGSEATTEMHPGGLYLLKGVGSATARGTFREVVPVHRLAYSFGWEGNDEVPPGSGLIEIDLIEHDGGTLLRMTHSGLPSATHQASHAKGWAHYIGRLTLAAAGQDPGPDRGPNGTRNA